A region of Trachemys scripta elegans isolate TJP31775 chromosome 24, CAS_Tse_1.0, whole genome shotgun sequence DNA encodes the following proteins:
- the HAMP gene encoding hepcidin, which produces MMKLQVVCVILILVITAKNSCCFQGQTANAAGLLTQQMETKEETQGLQALLRRSKRHNSHFPICTYCCKCCRNQGCGFCCRT; this is translated from the exons ATGATGAAGCTTCAAGTCGTCTGCGTGATTCTCATCCTCGTCATCACTGCTAAAAACTCCTGCTGCTTCCAGGGCCAG aCAGCAAATGCTGCTGGTTTGTTAACGCAACAAATGGAAACCAAAGAAGAAACTCAGGGTCTGCAG GCCCTGCTCCGGAGATCCAAGCGCCACAACAGCCACTTCCCCATCTGCACCTACTGCTGCAAGTGCTGCCGCAACCAGGGCTGTGGCTTCTGCTGCCGCACCTGA
- the LOC117869568 gene encoding sialic acid-binding Ig-like lectin 13 isoform X1 yields MWVPGASQMPPSTKLCIEIILALLCQGRLCQAPVYRIQVPSNVTAQQGLCVLLPCKFTANFDSSGVAYKYWFLRDDDRDTSLAVATTDPARALRESGGRITLVGNASDDCSLRISDVRASDRDHYYFRFVKGDFKYSYRETQPLVDVTELTEKPVLGVPEVLHSGQLVNVTCQAPWTCSGTPPQITWTGGFDYTARNVSVALANGSISYSSELSFTLAPGDDGKELICTVTYPAVVGVCTRRSVQLQVHSGFSRTLVVALAVAGSLVLVGAGAAVAWKVVKGRQGNRGPARAGQCQGTGDGQVCHSSEQQASTVPSHRQDATREGGALEKKGRGGGGGGGGRCYRERGDGEQFTEEHIYSNI; encoded by the exons GTCGGCTCTGCCAGGCGCCCGTCTATCGGATCCAGGTCCCGTCCAACGTCACGGCCCAGCAGGGTCTCTGCGTCCTGCTCCCCTGTAAATTCACAGCCAACTTCGACTCCTCTGGGGTCGCCTACAAATACTGGTTCCTCAGGGATGATGACAGGGACACCAGCCTGGCTGTGGCCACCACAGATCCTGCCAGGGCCCTGCGGGAGTCTGGGGGCCGGATCACCCTGGTGGGGAATGCCTCGGACGACTGCTCCCTGCGCATCAGCGACGTGAGAGCCAGCGACAGGGACCACTACTACTTCCGCTTTGTGAAGGGAGACTTTAAATACAGCTACCGTGAGACCCAGCCACTGGTGGACGTGACAG AGCTGACGGAGAAGCCGGTGCTGGGGGTCCCTGAGGTGCTGCACTCCGGACAGCTGGTGAATGTGACCTGCCAGGCTccatggacctgctctgggacccctccccaaatcaccTGGACAGGGGGGTTCGACTACACAGCCAGGAACGTCTCGGTCGCCCTGGCGAATGGCAGCATCTCCTATAGTTCGGAGCTCAGCTTCACGCTGGCCCCGGGGGATGATGGCAAAGAGCTCATCTGCACCGTCACGTACCCCGCCGTGGTTGGGGTCTGCACCCGCAGATCTGTCCAGCTCCAGGTCCACT CGGGCTTCTCCCGGACACTCGTGGTGGCCTTGGCGGTTGCTGGGAGCCTCGTGCTGGTTGGTGCCGGGGCTGCAGTGGCCTGGAAAGTCGTGAAGGGAAG GCAGGGCAACAGGGGCCCCGCCAGGGCCGGACAATGCCAAGGGACTGGAGACGGGCAGGTCTGCCACTCCTCCGAGCAGCAAGCATCTACGGTGCCCTCCCACAGACAG GACGCCACCAGGGAAGGGGGAGCCCTTgagaagaaagggagaggaggaggaggaggaggaggaggaagatgctaCAGGGAGAGAGGCGACGGGGAACAATTCACAGAGGAACACATCTACTCCAACATCTAA
- the LOC117869568 gene encoding sialic acid-binding Ig-like lectin 13 isoform X2 yields MWVPGASQMPPSTKLCIEIILALLCQGRLCQAPVYRIQVPSNVTAQQGLCVLLPCKFTANFDSSGVAYKYWFLRDDDRDTSLAVATTDPARALRESGGRITLVGNASDDCSLRISDVRASDRDHYYFRFVKGDFKYSYRETQPLVDVTELTEKPVLGVPEVLHSGQLVNVTCQAPWTCSGTPPQITWTGGFDYTARNVSVALANGSISYSSELSFTLAPGDDGKELICTVTYPAVVGVCTRRSVQLQVHSGFSRTLVVALAVAGSLVLVGAGAAVAWKVVKGRSP; encoded by the exons GTCGGCTCTGCCAGGCGCCCGTCTATCGGATCCAGGTCCCGTCCAACGTCACGGCCCAGCAGGGTCTCTGCGTCCTGCTCCCCTGTAAATTCACAGCCAACTTCGACTCCTCTGGGGTCGCCTACAAATACTGGTTCCTCAGGGATGATGACAGGGACACCAGCCTGGCTGTGGCCACCACAGATCCTGCCAGGGCCCTGCGGGAGTCTGGGGGCCGGATCACCCTGGTGGGGAATGCCTCGGACGACTGCTCCCTGCGCATCAGCGACGTGAGAGCCAGCGACAGGGACCACTACTACTTCCGCTTTGTGAAGGGAGACTTTAAATACAGCTACCGTGAGACCCAGCCACTGGTGGACGTGACAG AGCTGACGGAGAAGCCGGTGCTGGGGGTCCCTGAGGTGCTGCACTCCGGACAGCTGGTGAATGTGACCTGCCAGGCTccatggacctgctctgggacccctccccaaatcaccTGGACAGGGGGGTTCGACTACACAGCCAGGAACGTCTCGGTCGCCCTGGCGAATGGCAGCATCTCCTATAGTTCGGAGCTCAGCTTCACGCTGGCCCCGGGGGATGATGGCAAAGAGCTCATCTGCACCGTCACGTACCCCGCCGTGGTTGGGGTCTGCACCCGCAGATCTGTCCAGCTCCAGGTCCACT CGGGCTTCTCCCGGACACTCGTGGTGGCCTTGGCGGTTGCTGGGAGCCTCGTGCTGGTTGGTGCCGGGGCTGCAGTGGCCTGGAAAGTCGTGAAGGGAAG GAGCCCTTga